A genomic region of Desulfobulbaceae bacterium DB1 contains the following coding sequences:
- a CDS encoding 23S rRNA (guanosine(2251)-2'-O)-methyltransferase RlmB yields the protein MKPKNDQTDDNLVWGIHPVHELLAGRPGSIHEIIIQKGKSGQKLREIIDLARDAGIKVNFSADFGMTGNKQMNHQGVIARVAPFATLDEDAFLALLEQHAPPFVLVLDSIQDPHNLGAIIRSASAAGVTGLIIPKDRSAQLSGTVAKISAGASASLPVCQVTNVARMLQKLKEMGMWIYGTVKDGGTSIYQTTFSGAVCLVIGGEEKGIRPLIGEQCDFKVTIPMQRHLDSLNASVAAGVVMFEIVRQRTGSE from the coding sequence ATGAAACCAAAAAACGACCAAACCGACGACAATCTCGTCTGGGGCATCCATCCCGTCCATGAACTGCTTGCCGGCCGACCCGGTTCGATTCATGAGATCATTATCCAGAAAGGGAAAAGCGGCCAAAAACTCCGGGAAATCATCGATCTGGCCCGTGATGCGGGAATCAAGGTCAATTTTTCCGCTGACTTCGGAATGACCGGCAACAAGCAGATGAATCACCAGGGCGTCATCGCCAGGGTCGCTCCTTTTGCAACATTGGACGAGGACGCCTTCCTTGCCCTGCTGGAACAGCACGCTCCGCCCTTTGTTCTGGTCCTTGATTCCATCCAGGACCCGCACAATCTGGGCGCCATCATCCGTTCCGCTTCCGCGGCGGGCGTCACCGGCCTGATCATCCCCAAGGATCGCTCCGCCCAGTTGAGCGGCACGGTGGCCAAAATATCCGCCGGCGCATCGGCCTCTCTGCCGGTCTGCCAGGTAACCAACGTAGCCCGTATGCTGCAGAAACTGAAAGAAATGGGGATGTGGATTTACGGAACGGTCAAGGATGGCGGAACTTCGATTTATCAGACCACATTTTCCGGCGCCGTCTGCCTGGTGATCGGCGGCGAGGAAAAAGGCATTCGCCCTCTGATCGGCGAACAGTGTGACTTCAAGGTCACAATCCCCATGCAACGGCATCTCGATTCCCTTAACGCCTCCGTTGCAGCCGGGGTTGTCATGTTCGAAATCGTGCGACAGAGAACCGGGTCGGAATAA
- a CDS encoding guanylate kinase produces the protein MKGNLIIISAPSGTGKTTILKKIFADLHGVTFSISHTTRAPRHGEKNGVDYHFVDHQTFAAMRTKNEFLEWAEVHANFYGTSKKEVEGHLAQGIDVFLDIDVQGARQVRQAAGSVGCCSIFIVPPSWEEQERRLTGRGTDSTETIALRLKNAKMEMRDASLYDYIIVNDTVEQAVDTLRAIIIAERSRTRRDRDGRPLSLPLT, from the coding sequence GTGAAAGGAAATCTCATTATTATTTCCGCCCCCTCGGGAACCGGCAAAACCACGATCCTCAAAAAAATTTTCGCAGATTTGCACGGCGTGACCTTTTCCATCTCCCATACGACCCGGGCACCGCGTCACGGTGAAAAAAACGGTGTGGATTACCATTTCGTCGATCATCAGACCTTTGCCGCCATGCGGACCAAAAATGAATTTCTCGAATGGGCCGAGGTGCACGCCAATTTTTACGGCACCAGCAAAAAAGAGGTGGAGGGACATCTGGCACAAGGGATCGATGTTTTTCTGGACATTGATGTGCAAGGCGCCCGCCAGGTCCGGCAGGCAGCCGGGAGTGTCGGCTGTTGCTCCATTTTCATCGTGCCCCCCTCCTGGGAGGAGCAGGAACGGCGCCTCACCGGACGGGGAACCGATTCAACGGAAACCATTGCCCTGCGCCTGAAAAACGCCAAAATGGAAATGCGGGATGCTTCTCTTTATGACTACATCATCGTCAATGATACGGTGGAACAGGCGGTTGACACCCTGCGGGCCATTATCATTGCAGAGCGCAGCAGAACGAGGCGCGACAGGGACGGACGGCCCCTTTCCCTTCCCCTCACGTGA
- a CDS encoding YicC family protein: MKYPASMTAFGRGEQLTPTCGWTVEIRSVNHRFSDIRIKIPRQFAGLEEKVKKEICLFYSRGHIEVVITPAPSIVDSKTLTVNLPLARQYRDRLKEIKQELMLPSSPNELDLIAAYPNVIISDEQEQNLDDAWSVLRQALLEALEFTGEMRQREGLSVKLDLLQRLDLLTEVGKQIAERIPELTVQRMETLRDRVAKLASEVDLDPNRLAQEIALIADKADVTEELVRLNSHIDQFRRFLEKQEPVGRRLDFLLQEFLREINTMASKISDATIAHQAVELKNEVEKMREQVQNLE; encoded by the coding sequence ATGAAATACCCTGCCAGCATGACGGCTTTCGGCCGAGGCGAACAGCTGACCCCGACCTGCGGCTGGACGGTGGAAATCCGTTCGGTCAACCATCGTTTTTCCGACATCCGCATCAAAATACCCAGGCAGTTTGCCGGTCTTGAGGAAAAGGTCAAAAAAGAAATCTGCCTCTTTTACAGCAGGGGGCACATCGAAGTGGTGATCACCCCTGCCCCTTCCATCGTTGACAGCAAAACCCTCACCGTCAATCTCCCCCTGGCCCGTCAATACCGTGATCGGTTGAAGGAAATCAAGCAGGAACTGATGCTGCCTTCTTCCCCCAATGAACTTGACCTGATCGCCGCCTACCCGAACGTCATTATTTCCGACGAGCAGGAACAGAACCTTGATGATGCGTGGTCCGTTCTCCGCCAGGCTCTACTGGAAGCCCTTGAATTCACCGGCGAAATGCGACAACGTGAAGGATTGAGCGTAAAATTGGATCTGCTTCAGCGTCTCGATCTGCTGACCGAGGTCGGGAAACAGATAGCGGAAAGGATTCCGGAGCTTACCGTCCAGAGAATGGAAACCTTGCGTGATCGAGTGGCAAAACTTGCATCCGAGGTTGATCTCGATCCGAACCGCCTTGCTCAGGAAATCGCTCTCATCGCCGACAAGGCGGATGTCACCGAAGAGCTGGTCCGGCTGAACAGCCACATCGACCAATTCCGCCGTTTTCTCGAAAAACAGGAACCCGTCGGGCGCCGCCTGGACTTCCTCCTGCAGGAATTTTTACGGGAGATCAACACAATGGCATCGAAGATCTCCGATGCGACCATCGCTCATCAAGCGGTTGAGCTGAAAAATGAAGTGGAAAAAATGCGCGAGCAGGTACAGAATCTGGAATAG
- a CDS encoding rfaE bifunctional protein: MENVNRQNLHDAVKKFSSARVLVIGDIIVDHFIWGTVTRISPEAPVPVVNVTDESLLLGGAANVLHNLYDLGGKAVLCGVIGSDFMGDHLLSLLEELDSPTNGVIRCADRPTTKKTRIVAQSQQVVRFDREKSGPLPDETIDSLLSFLDDHISSFDAVIISDYSKGVICARLMDHLRDLLGRRQIPMIVDPKPAHAELFHNATIITPNNHEAEKMSGVAITDGDSLLRAASALRERLNCTAVLITRGEAGMALLEKGKTIFTIPTVAKEIYDVTGAGDTVIASLALGLACGLSFAEAATLANFAAGIVVGKVGTATTTAQELMELIS, translated from the coding sequence CTGGAAAATGTCAACAGGCAGAACCTGCATGATGCCGTCAAAAAATTTTCTTCCGCCAGGGTGCTGGTCATCGGTGATATTATCGTTGACCACTTCATCTGGGGAACAGTCACCCGCATATCTCCCGAAGCCCCGGTTCCGGTCGTCAACGTCACGGACGAAAGCCTGCTGCTGGGCGGCGCGGCAAACGTCCTGCACAATCTCTATGATCTGGGCGGTAAAGCGGTTTTGTGCGGCGTGATCGGCAGTGACTTCATGGGCGACCATCTCCTTTCTTTGCTGGAAGAGTTGGATTCCCCGACAAACGGCGTCATCAGATGCGCGGATCGGCCCACCACAAAAAAAACCAGGATCGTTGCGCAAAGCCAGCAGGTGGTTCGTTTCGACCGGGAAAAATCAGGTCCCCTTCCCGACGAAACCATCGATTCCCTGCTTTCCTTTCTTGACGATCATATTTCCTCTTTTGACGCGGTGATCATCTCCGACTACAGCAAAGGCGTCATCTGCGCCCGCCTGATGGACCATCTGCGGGATCTTCTCGGTCGCCGGCAGATCCCCATGATTGTCGACCCGAAACCCGCCCATGCCGAACTCTTTCACAACGCCACCATCATCACCCCGAACAACCATGAGGCGGAAAAGATGTCAGGCGTTGCCATCACGGACGGTGATTCGCTGCTGCGCGCCGCATCCGCCCTGCGGGAACGACTCAACTGTACCGCTGTTCTCATTACCCGGGGCGAGGCGGGAATGGCGTTGCTTGAAAAGGGAAAGACCATTTTCACTATTCCCACGGTGGCCAAAGAAATATATGATGTCACCGGGGCCGGCGATACGGTTATCGCCAGCCTTGCCCTGGGTCTTGCCTGTGGGCTCAGTTTCGCCGAGGCCGCCACTCTTGCCAACTTTGCAGCGGGCATCGTGGTGGGCAAGGTGGGCACGGCCACGACAACGGCACAAGAACTTATGGAGCTTATTTCATGA
- a CDS encoding Fe-S oxidoreductase — MNETDKQDKSFPAGMVPLGKSKFSFSCHPGVSCFMKCCSNVDMLLYPYDIIGLKKFLGIRSDQFLEKYVQVVKGANPFFPALMMKMTSTNSCPFLGAEGCTVYEQRPLSCRMYPLERGVDRTPEKGRAAEFYFLTRHDYCKGHEEQQDWSVKEWLRSQNLLFHNAMADQWAEMDTLFAKNPWAGEGAAGPMQKLAFLICYNIDGFRDYVAHHNLLDLFKISPNRLRSIENDDEALLTFGFDWLKLLLAGMPTLQPRKKR, encoded by the coding sequence ATGAACGAGACCGACAAACAAGACAAATCCTTTCCCGCGGGGATGGTTCCCCTGGGAAAGTCGAAGTTTTCCTTTTCCTGCCATCCCGGTGTGTCCTGTTTCATGAAGTGCTGCAGCAATGTTGATATGCTGCTGTACCCGTATGACATCATCGGGTTGAAAAAATTCCTGGGCATCCGTTCAGACCAGTTTCTGGAAAAATATGTGCAGGTGGTCAAAGGGGCAAATCCTTTTTTTCCTGCGTTGATGATGAAAATGACCTCAACCAATTCCTGTCCTTTTCTCGGTGCGGAAGGATGCACGGTTTATGAGCAGCGGCCGTTGTCATGCCGCATGTATCCGCTGGAAAGGGGGGTTGACCGCACGCCGGAGAAGGGCAGGGCCGCGGAGTTTTATTTCCTGACCCGTCATGATTACTGCAAGGGACATGAGGAACAACAGGATTGGTCGGTAAAGGAATGGCTGCGCAGCCAGAATCTGCTGTTTCACAATGCCATGGCTGATCAGTGGGCGGAGATGGATACCCTGTTCGCGAAAAATCCCTGGGCGGGTGAAGGGGCGGCCGGCCCCATGCAGAAACTTGCCTTTTTGATCTGTTACAATATCGACGGCTTCAGGGATTATGTCGCGCATCACAATCTGCTCGACCTGTTCAAGATTTCGCCGAACCGGCTCCGTTCCATTGAAAATGATGATGAAGCCCTGTTGACCTTCGGCTTTGACTGGCTGAAGTTGCTGCTTGCCGGCATGCCGACTCTGCAGCCGAGAAAAAAAAGGTGA
- a CDS encoding DNA polymerase III subunit alpha, giving the protein MPANFVHLHVHTQYSLLDGAIRLDDLLAKCKEFGMDTVAITDHGSMYGALEFYVKARKAGIKPIIGCEFYIAPGSRGDKSAKSAGKAAFHIVLLAMDLVGYKNLLKLASIAQLQGFHYKPRIDKESMIAHSEGLIAMTACLHGEIPYLIATEKNIDLAREKARELYAIFGDRLYFELQENGMEEQRIANNGLKQLSRELSIPLIATNDCHYLNREEHKAHELLLCIQTGKTIMDAGRFRFSTDELFFKSPQEMKSRFADCPQAIENTVALAARCNLEIPFGNHYFPIFPVPEGETLDSLFDQTARQGFKERMRELRKRQEVGAELEKTYRKRLDMEIDVIKTMGFPGYFLIVADFINWAKNHDIPVGPGRGSGAGSLVAFCMRITDIDPIPYGLIFERFLNVERKSMPDFDVDFCQERRGEVIKYVHEKYGGDDHVTQIITYGSMKAKGVIRDVGRALAMPFGDVDRIAKLVPDELKMTIKKAMEQEPRLKDLYQRDDQVRQLIDIAKVLEGLQRHTSIHAAGVVISPEPMVEYLPVCKGPKGEVLTQYDMKYTEMTGLIKFDFLGLKTLTVINRALKLIKEEREEPLDIAAIPMDDPKTYDLLCKGDALGVFQLESSGMRQLLMKMKPEVFTDLIALVALYRPGPLESGMVDDFVNTKHGKMVATYPLPQLEPILKETYGVIVYQEQVMKIANVLAAYSLGDADNLRRAMGKKIPAVMEEQRGKFMQGAEKNKVPLDKAEYIFDLMAKFAGYGFNKSHSAAYALISYQTAYLKAHYPAQFMAALLSCDVNNTDKVVKYINECKEHEIDVLPPDINESNQDFTVINDRIRFGLAAVKNVGGAALDSIMEERSKEGPFKSLGDFCARVDSRKVNRRVIESLIKAGAFDSLGAKRSQLFAVLDLAMEQAQAAQRDKESGQLSLFSIMPTEAKEKSTNIPFPDIPEWDEKDKLAAEKETVGFYITGHPLDDFRKEISQVIDTEIADLMQRSDGSAVRIGGLIKNRKNLKSKKGDPMSFITLEDTSSSVEVIVFPQTYAEFGHVLVDDTPLVIQGVLQKEEEEGGGAKILADTIDTLSEALKKFTAAAKIMLISDRVNRKILEDLKKTIHRHHGPCPVSLTLHFNKRGEADIDLPEELTINPCGDFAREVESVLGYKGLLFMKKQAELIPKKNGKWGGKRQ; this is encoded by the coding sequence ATTCCCGCCAACTTCGTCCACCTCCATGTCCATACCCAGTACAGCCTGCTGGACGGCGCCATCCGGCTTGACGACCTGCTCGCCAAATGCAAGGAATTCGGCATGGACACGGTGGCCATCACCGATCACGGCTCCATGTACGGTGCCCTGGAATTTTACGTCAAGGCGAGAAAGGCAGGCATCAAACCGATCATCGGCTGCGAATTCTACATCGCCCCTGGTTCCCGCGGGGATAAAAGCGCGAAGAGTGCGGGCAAGGCAGCCTTTCACATCGTGCTGCTTGCCATGGATCTCGTCGGCTACAAAAATCTGCTGAAACTTGCCTCCATCGCCCAGCTCCAGGGTTTCCATTACAAACCCCGCATCGACAAAGAATCAATGATTGCCCACAGTGAAGGGCTCATTGCCATGACCGCCTGCCTGCACGGGGAAATTCCCTATCTGATTGCCACTGAGAAAAATATCGATCTGGCCCGGGAAAAGGCCCGGGAGCTCTACGCGATTTTCGGCGACCGGCTCTATTTCGAGCTGCAGGAAAACGGCATGGAGGAACAACGGATCGCCAACAACGGCCTGAAACAGCTTTCCAGAGAGCTTTCCATCCCGCTGATCGCCACCAATGACTGCCACTATCTCAACCGGGAAGAACACAAGGCCCATGAGCTGCTGCTCTGCATCCAGACGGGCAAGACCATCATGGATGCCGGCCGCTTCAGGTTCAGCACGGATGAACTCTTTTTCAAATCCCCCCAGGAAATGAAGAGCCGCTTTGCCGATTGCCCGCAGGCCATCGAAAATACCGTGGCCCTGGCCGCCCGCTGCAATCTGGAAATCCCCTTCGGCAACCATTATTTCCCCATCTTTCCGGTACCGGAAGGAGAAACCCTTGATTCCCTCTTTGACCAGACCGCCCGTCAGGGATTCAAGGAAAGGATGCGGGAACTGCGAAAAAGGCAGGAGGTCGGGGCGGAGCTTGAAAAAACCTATCGCAAACGGCTGGACATGGAAATCGACGTCATCAAGACCATGGGATTTCCCGGCTATTTTCTCATCGTGGCCGACTTCATCAACTGGGCCAAAAACCATGATATCCCGGTGGGACCGGGGCGCGGCTCCGGCGCCGGCAGCCTGGTGGCCTTCTGCATGCGCATCACCGATATCGACCCCATTCCTTATGGCCTCATCTTCGAACGCTTTCTCAATGTCGAACGCAAATCCATGCCGGACTTTGATGTTGATTTCTGCCAGGAACGACGCGGCGAGGTCATCAAATACGTCCATGAAAAATATGGCGGTGATGACCATGTCACCCAGATCATCACCTATGGTTCCATGAAGGCCAAGGGCGTTATCCGCGATGTGGGCCGGGCCCTGGCCATGCCTTTCGGCGATGTCGACCGTATCGCCAAGCTGGTGCCGGATGAGCTGAAAATGACCATCAAAAAGGCAATGGAGCAGGAACCGCGCTTAAAAGACCTGTATCAGCGCGATGACCAGGTCAGGCAACTCATCGACATCGCCAAGGTGCTCGAGGGTCTGCAGCGCCACACCTCCATCCATGCGGCCGGGGTGGTGATTTCGCCCGAGCCCATGGTGGAATATCTGCCGGTGTGCAAGGGACCGAAAGGCGAGGTACTCACCCAGTACGACATGAAGTACACCGAGATGACCGGTCTCATCAAATTCGACTTCCTCGGCCTGAAGACGCTCACTGTTATCAATCGCGCCCTGAAGCTGATCAAGGAGGAACGGGAAGAACCGCTTGACATCGCCGCCATCCCCATGGATGATCCGAAAACGTACGATCTGCTCTGCAAGGGCGATGCCCTGGGAGTGTTCCAGCTGGAAAGCTCAGGCATGCGCCAGTTGCTGATGAAGATGAAGCCGGAGGTGTTCACCGATCTCATCGCCCTGGTTGCCCTCTACCGGCCGGGACCGCTCGAAAGCGGCATGGTGGATGACTTCGTCAACACCAAGCACGGCAAGATGGTGGCCACCTATCCCCTGCCCCAACTGGAACCGATCCTGAAAGAAACCTATGGCGTCATCGTTTATCAGGAGCAGGTAATGAAAATTGCCAATGTCCTGGCCGCCTACTCCCTGGGCGATGCAGACAACCTGCGCCGCGCCATGGGTAAGAAGATCCCGGCGGTGATGGAGGAACAGCGGGGCAAGTTCATGCAAGGGGCGGAGAAAAACAAGGTCCCCCTGGACAAGGCCGAGTACATCTTCGACCTGATGGCCAAGTTCGCCGGCTACGGCTTCAACAAGTCACACAGCGCCGCCTATGCCCTTATTTCCTACCAGACCGCGTATCTCAAGGCCCATTACCCGGCCCAGTTCATGGCGGCGCTGCTTTCCTGCGACGTCAACAACACCGACAAGGTGGTCAAATACATCAATGAGTGCAAGGAACACGAAATCGATGTCCTGCCGCCGGACATCAATGAAAGCAACCAGGATTTCACCGTCATCAACGACCGCATCCGTTTCGGCCTTGCGGCGGTAAAAAATGTCGGCGGCGCGGCCCTTGATTCCATCATGGAAGAGCGGAGCAAGGAAGGGCCGTTCAAATCCCTCGGTGACTTTTGCGCCAGGGTCGACTCCCGCAAGGTCAACCGCCGGGTCATTGAGAGCCTGATCAAGGCAGGGGCCTTTGATTCCCTTGGCGCGAAACGATCCCAGCTTTTCGCCGTTCTTGACCTGGCCATGGAACAGGCCCAGGCCGCCCAGAGGGACAAGGAAAGCGGACAGCTTTCCCTTTTTTCCATCATGCCGACCGAGGCCAAGGAAAAATCGACCAATATCCCCTTTCCCGACATCCCGGAATGGGATGAAAAAGACAAGCTTGCCGCGGAAAAAGAAACGGTTGGTTTTTACATCACCGGCCATCCGCTGGATGATTTCAGGAAAGAAATCAGCCAGGTTATTGATACCGAGATCGCCGACCTGATGCAGCGCAGTGACGGTTCGGCGGTCAGAATCGGCGGCCTGATCAAGAACCGGAAAAACCTGAAAAGCAAAAAAGGGGATCCCATGTCCTTTATCACCCTGGAAGACACGTCCAGCTCGGTTGAGGTCATCGTCTTCCCCCAGACCTATGCCGAATTCGGTCATGTGCTGGTCGACGATACCCCCCTGGTTATTCAGGGAGTCCTGCAGAAGGAAGAGGAAGAAGGCGGCGGAGCAAAGATCCTGGCGGACACCATTGATACACTGTCCGAGGCCCTGAAAAAATTCACCGCCGCGGCAAAAATCATGCTCATTTCCGATCGGGTAAACCGCAAGATACTTGAAGACCTGAAAAAAACCATCCACCGCCACCACGGCCCCTGCCCGGTGTCGCTGACCCTTCATTTCAACAAACGGGGAGAGGCGGACATCGACCTCCCGGAAGAACTCACCATCAATCCCTGCGGGGATTTCGCCCGGGAGGTGGAAAGCGTGCTTGGCTACAAGGGGCTCCTTTTCATGAAAAAACAGGCGGAACTGATCCCCAAGAAAAACGGTAAATGGGGCGGCAAGCGACAGTGA
- a CDS encoding dTDP-4-dehydrorhamnose reductase has translation MKILVTGINGQVGWELLRKGPLHGCRIIGFDRNALDITDRQAVFREIGGNSPDLVINCGAYTAVDKAEEEEEMAWSVNRDGPAWLAASCALEHIPLIHLSTDYVFNGRASRPYAETSPTAPLGIYGRSKAAGEEEVRARLASHLIIRTSWVYGIHGRNFVKTILRLGQEKDELRVVDDQLGCPTFAGDLALALLNMAKKIRAGQTNCWGTYHCCGATAVTWHEFATLILDLARKIHPVKVREIIPITSEEFPTAAPRPKYSVLDCRKVHSVFGVQLPDLSSSLATFFSDQEK, from the coding sequence ATGAAAATTCTTGTAACCGGCATAAACGGCCAAGTCGGCTGGGAACTGCTGCGGAAAGGCCCCCTCCATGGTTGCCGGATCATCGGCTTTGACCGGAACGCTCTTGACATTACCGACAGGCAGGCCGTTTTCCGGGAGATTGGGGGAAATTCTCCTGATCTGGTGATCAATTGCGGCGCCTATACGGCGGTTGACAAGGCGGAAGAGGAAGAGGAAATGGCCTGGTCGGTAAACAGGGATGGGCCGGCATGGCTCGCTGCCTCCTGCGCCTTGGAGCACATACCGCTTATTCATCTCTCCACTGATTATGTTTTTAACGGCCGGGCAAGCAGGCCCTATGCGGAAACATCACCCACTGCTCCCCTCGGCATATACGGCAGGAGCAAGGCAGCCGGGGAAGAGGAGGTGCGGGCACGGCTGGCGAGCCATCTCATTATCCGCACCTCCTGGGTTTACGGCATCCATGGCCGCAACTTTGTCAAAACCATATTGCGCCTGGGGCAGGAAAAAGATGAACTAAGAGTGGTCGATGATCAACTGGGGTGTCCCACCTTTGCCGGCGATCTCGCTCTGGCCCTGCTGAACATGGCAAAAAAAATCCGCGCAGGACAAACGAACTGCTGGGGAACCTATCACTGTTGCGGGGCAACCGCGGTGACCTGGCATGAATTCGCCACCCTCATCTTAGATCTTGCAAGAAAAATTCATCCCGTTAAAGTAAGAGAAATTATACCGATCACCAGTGAAGAGTTCCCGACAGCCGCACCCCGGCCGAAATACTCAGTTCTGGATTGCCGGAAAGTGCACAGTGTCTTCGGAGTTCAGCTGCCGGATCTGTCCAGCAGTCTTGCAACATTTTTTTCAGATCAGGAAAAATGA
- a CDS encoding dTDP-4-dehydrorhamnose 3,5-epimerase → MHVIETELSGVVILEPRVFEDNRGFFMETYHKEKYEKAGITVAFVQDNFSFSRKNSLRGLHYQHPHGQAKLVHVAQGAVFDVAVDIRIGSPTFGKWIGVELSAANKRQIFIPPGFAHGFVVLSDTASFVYKCSDFYFPDCEGGIIFSDPQLAISWPGDNFLLSSKDQQFPVLQDIFPGNLPRYPG, encoded by the coding sequence ATGCACGTGATTGAAACGGAACTTTCCGGCGTGGTAATACTTGAACCCCGTGTGTTTGAGGATAACCGCGGTTTTTTCATGGAAACCTATCACAAGGAGAAATATGAGAAAGCAGGCATCACGGTTGCATTCGTGCAGGACAATTTCTCCTTTTCCAGAAAAAACAGCCTGCGCGGTCTGCACTACCAGCACCCCCATGGCCAGGCAAAACTCGTCCATGTTGCCCAGGGAGCGGTGTTTGACGTGGCGGTTGATATCAGGATCGGCTCGCCAACCTTCGGCAAATGGATAGGGGTCGAACTCTCTGCCGCAAACAAAAGACAGATCTTCATCCCGCCTGGGTTTGCCCATGGCTTTGTCGTGTTGAGCGATACCGCCTCTTTTGTCTATAAATGCAGTGATTTTTATTTTCCCGACTGTGAGGGAGGCATCATCTTTTCCGATCCCCAACTTGCCATCAGCTGGCCGGGCGACAATTTCCTGCTCTCGTCCAAGGATCAGCAATTCCCCGTTCTGCAGGATATTTTCCCCGGAAATCTGCCCCGCTATCCCGGATGA
- a CDS encoding glucose-1-phosphate thymidylyltransferase: MKGIILAGGSGTRLYPITQVVSKQLLPVYDKPMIYYPLSVLMLAGIRDILIISTPMDLPRFQELLGDGSQWGLTFSYVEQPKPEGLAQAFILGRDFIDNENVCMILGDNLFYGHGLPEKLHRASARTQGATIFGYQVSDPQRYGVITFGKEGRVIDIEEKPVVPKSNYAVTGLYFYDNRVADIAAQIKPSQRGELEITDINRAYLEMGVLHVEKLGRGIAWLDTGTHDSLLQSSRFIEVIEKRQGLKIACIEEIAYLMKYIDNTQLEKLALPLMKNNYGQYLMKLIQEEILYARD; the protein is encoded by the coding sequence ATGAAAGGAATTATTCTTGCCGGCGGGTCAGGCACCCGCCTGTATCCCATCACCCAGGTAGTCAGCAAACAGCTCCTGCCTGTCTATGACAAACCGATGATCTATTACCCCCTTTCCGTTCTCATGCTGGCCGGAATCAGGGATATTCTCATTATTTCAACACCCATGGATCTTCCCCGCTTTCAGGAACTTCTCGGCGACGGTTCACAGTGGGGTCTCACCTTTTCTTATGTTGAGCAGCCGAAACCAGAGGGCCTGGCCCAGGCATTCATCCTGGGGCGGGACTTTATCGACAACGAGAACGTCTGCATGATCCTCGGCGACAATCTCTTTTACGGGCATGGATTGCCTGAGAAACTTCACAGGGCGTCGGCCCGGACCCAAGGGGCAACGATCTTCGGCTATCAGGTGAGTGATCCGCAGCGCTATGGGGTTATCACCTTCGGCAAGGAAGGGCGGGTTATTGATATTGAGGAGAAACCTGTTGTGCCGAAATCAAATTACGCAGTCACCGGACTTTACTTCTATGACAATCGGGTAGCGGATATCGCGGCGCAAATCAAACCATCACAACGGGGCGAACTGGAAATTACCGACATCAACCGCGCCTATCTGGAAATGGGGGTGCTTCATGTTGAAAAATTAGGCCGCGGCATCGCCTGGCTTGATACCGGCACCCATGATTCCCTGCTTCAGTCTTCAAGATTTATTGAGGTTATTGAAAAAAGACAGGGGCTCAAGATAGCCTGTATCGAAGAAATCGCCTATCTCATGAAATATATTGACAATACGCAACTTGAAAAACTGGCGCTCCCCTTGATGAAAAATAATTATGGCCAGTACCTGATGAAACTCATTCAAGAGGAAATCCTTTATGCACGTGATTGA